A section of the Tenrec ecaudatus isolate mTenEca1 chromosome 10, mTenEca1.hap1, whole genome shotgun sequence genome encodes:
- the IFT20 gene encoding intraflagellar transport protein 20 homolog isoform X3 — MAKDILGEAGLHFDELNKLRVLDPEVTQQTIELKEECKDFVDKIGQFQKIVGGLIGLVDQLAKEAENEKMKAIGARNLLKSIAKQREAQQQQLQALIAEKKMQLESDG; from the exons ATGGCCAAGGACATCCTGGGGGAAGCAGGGCTGCACTTCGATGAGCTGAACAAGCTGCGGGTGTTGGACCCAGAGGTCACGCAGCAGACCATAGAGCTCAAGGAGGAGTGCAAGGACTTTGTGGACA AAATCGGTCAGTTCCAGAAAATAGTTGGTGGCTTAATCGGGCTGGTGGACCAACTTGCAAaagaagcagaaaatgagaagatgAAG GCCATTGGTGCTCGGAACTTGCTGAAGTCTATAGCAAAGCAGAGAGaagcccagcagcagcagctccaggCGCTAATAGCAGAGAAGAAAATGCAGCTAGAAAG TGATGGTTGA
- the POLDIP2 gene encoding polymerase delta-interacting protein 2 isoform X1: MAGCAARRALTVGSRWWSRSLSGVRGPRPLCAASGAGTFSPAAATTTRRHLSSRNRAEGKVLETVGVFEVPKQNGKYETGQLFLHSVFGYRGVVLFPWQARLYDRDVASTAPEKAENPAGHGSKEVKGKTHTYYQVLIDARDCPHISQRSQTEAVTFLANHDDSRALYAIPGLDYVSHEDILPYTSTDQVPIQHELFERFLLYDQTKAPPFVARETLRAWQEKNHPWLELSDVHRETTENIRVTVIPFYMGMREAQNSHVYWWRYCIRLENLDSDVVQLRERHWRIFSLSGTLETVRGRGVVGREPVLSKEQPAFQYSSHVSLQASSGHMWGTFRFERPDGSHFDVRIPPFSLESNKDEKTPPSGLHW; the protein is encoded by the exons ATGGCGGGCTGCGCAGCCCGGCGAGCCCTGACGGTGGGCAGCCGCTGGTGGTCCCGGTCGCTGAGCGGGGTCCGGGGTCCGAGGCCGCTGTGTGCGGCGAGTGGAGCCGGGACCTTTTCGCCAGCGGCAGCCACGACGACACGGAGGCACCTCTCGTCCCG AAACCGAGCAGAGGGCAAAGTTTTGGAGACAGTCGGTGTGTTTGAGGTGCCCAAGCAGAATGGGAAGTATGAGACTGGGCAG ctctttcttcatAGTGTTTTTGGCTACCGAGGCGTTGTCCTGTTTCCCTGGCAGGCCCGACTGTATGACCGGGATGTGGCTTCTACAGCTCCAGAAAA AGCAGAGAACCCTGCCGGCCACGGCTCCAAGGAGGTCAAAGGCAAGACCCACACTTACTATCAGGTGCTGATTGACGCCCGCGACTGCCCACACATA TCCCAGAGATCCCAGACAGAAGCGGTGACCTTCctggctaaccacgatgacagcCGGGCCCTCTATGCCATCCCAG GCCTCGACTATGTCAGCCATGAAGACATCCTGCCCTACACCTCCACTGATCAGGTTCCTATCCAACATGAGCTCTTTGAAAGATTTCTTCTGTACGACCAGACAAAAG CACCTCCCTTTGTGGCTCGGGAGACGTTACGGGCCTGGCAGGAGAAGAACCACCCCTGGCTGGAGCTCTCCGATGTCCACCGGGAAACCACCGAGAACATTCGGGTCACCGTCATCCCCTTCTACATGGGCATGAGG GAAGCCCAGAATTCCCATGTCTACTGG TGGCGCTACTGCATCCGCTTGGAGAACCTCGACAGTGACGTGGTCCAGCTCCGGGAGCGGCACTGGAGGATATTCAGCCTGTCCGGCACCTTGGAGACCGTGCGAGGTCGAGGGGTGGTGGGCAGG GAGCCTGTGTTGTCTAAGGAGCAGCCTGCGTTCCAGTACAGCAGCCACGTCTCCCTGCAAGCTTCCAGTGGGCACATGTG GGGTACCTTCCGCTTCGAGAGACCTGATGGCTCCCACTTTGATGTCCggatccctcccttctccctggaaAGCAATAAAGACGAGAAGACGCCGCCCTCAGGCCTTCACTGGTAG
- the POLDIP2 gene encoding polymerase delta-interacting protein 2 isoform X2, which yields MAGCAARRALTVGSRWWSRSLSGVRGPRPLCAASGAGTFSPAAATTTRRHLSSRNRAEGKVLETVGVFEVPKQNGKYETGQARLYDRDVASTAPEKAENPAGHGSKEVKGKTHTYYQVLIDARDCPHISQRSQTEAVTFLANHDDSRALYAIPGLDYVSHEDILPYTSTDQVPIQHELFERFLLYDQTKAPPFVARETLRAWQEKNHPWLELSDVHRETTENIRVTVIPFYMGMREAQNSHVYWWRYCIRLENLDSDVVQLRERHWRIFSLSGTLETVRGRGVVGREPVLSKEQPAFQYSSHVSLQASSGHMWGTFRFERPDGSHFDVRIPPFSLESNKDEKTPPSGLHW from the exons ATGGCGGGCTGCGCAGCCCGGCGAGCCCTGACGGTGGGCAGCCGCTGGTGGTCCCGGTCGCTGAGCGGGGTCCGGGGTCCGAGGCCGCTGTGTGCGGCGAGTGGAGCCGGGACCTTTTCGCCAGCGGCAGCCACGACGACACGGAGGCACCTCTCGTCCCG AAACCGAGCAGAGGGCAAAGTTTTGGAGACAGTCGGTGTGTTTGAGGTGCCCAAGCAGAATGGGAAGTATGAGACTGGGCAG GCCCGACTGTATGACCGGGATGTGGCTTCTACAGCTCCAGAAAA AGCAGAGAACCCTGCCGGCCACGGCTCCAAGGAGGTCAAAGGCAAGACCCACACTTACTATCAGGTGCTGATTGACGCCCGCGACTGCCCACACATA TCCCAGAGATCCCAGACAGAAGCGGTGACCTTCctggctaaccacgatgacagcCGGGCCCTCTATGCCATCCCAG GCCTCGACTATGTCAGCCATGAAGACATCCTGCCCTACACCTCCACTGATCAGGTTCCTATCCAACATGAGCTCTTTGAAAGATTTCTTCTGTACGACCAGACAAAAG CACCTCCCTTTGTGGCTCGGGAGACGTTACGGGCCTGGCAGGAGAAGAACCACCCCTGGCTGGAGCTCTCCGATGTCCACCGGGAAACCACCGAGAACATTCGGGTCACCGTCATCCCCTTCTACATGGGCATGAGG GAAGCCCAGAATTCCCATGTCTACTGG TGGCGCTACTGCATCCGCTTGGAGAACCTCGACAGTGACGTGGTCCAGCTCCGGGAGCGGCACTGGAGGATATTCAGCCTGTCCGGCACCTTGGAGACCGTGCGAGGTCGAGGGGTGGTGGGCAGG GAGCCTGTGTTGTCTAAGGAGCAGCCTGCGTTCCAGTACAGCAGCCACGTCTCCCTGCAAGCTTCCAGTGGGCACATGTG GGGTACCTTCCGCTTCGAGAGACCTGATGGCTCCCACTTTGATGTCCggatccctcccttctccctggaaAGCAATAAAGACGAGAAGACGCCGCCCTCAGGCCTTCACTGGTAG
- the VMA12 gene encoding vacuolar ATPase assembly protein VMA12 isoform X2, which yields MASSFVAGERLVRALGPGGELEPEKLPQKLRAELEAAVGKKHKGGDSPRGPQRLVSFRLIRDLHQHLRERGSTLYLHELLEGSEIHLPEVVKPPRDSRHGGTLGELGKQVRSVKALVITIFNFIVTVAAAFVCTYLGSQYIFTEMASRVLAAVIVASVVGLAELYVMVRAMEGELGEL from the exons ATGGCGTCTTCCTTCGTGGCCGGAGAGCGCTTGGTTCGCGCTTTAGGCCCTGGCGGGGAACTGGAGCCTGAGAAACTGCCCCAGAAGCTACGGGCAGAACTGGAGGCCGCAGTGGGGAAGAAACACAAGGGCGGCGATAGCCCGCGTGGCCCCCAACGCCTGGTTTCCTTCCGCCTGATCCGAGATCTGCACCAGCACCTGAGAGAGAGGG GCTCCACACTCTACCTCCACGAGCTCCTGGAAGGCAGTGAAATCCATCTTCCAGAGGTGGTGAAGCCTCCTCGG GATTCCAGGCATGGTGGGACTCTCGGTGAACTGGGGAAACAAG TGAGGTCGGTGAAGGCTCTGGTCATCACCATCTTCAACTTCATTGTCACGGTGGCTGCTGCCTTTGTTTGCACTTACCTCGGAAGCCAGTATATATTCACGGAAATGGCTTCG CGGGTGCTGGCTGCAGTGATCGTGGCctctgtggtggggctggccgagCTGTATGTCATGGTGCGAGCAATGGAAGGCGAGTTGGGAGAGCTCTAA
- the TNFAIP1 gene encoding BTB/POZ domain-containing adapter for CUL3-mediated RhoA degradation protein 2 produces MSGDTCLCPASAAKPKPSSFKGGSRGHKYVQLNVGGSLYYTTVRALTRHDTMLKAMFSGRMEVLTDKEGWILIDRCGKHFGTILSYLRDDTVTLPQSRQEIKELMAEAKYYLIQGLVTMCQSALQDKQDPFQPACSIPVVTSLKEEERLIESSTKPVVRLLYNRSNNKYSYTSNSDDHLLKNIELFDKLSLRFNGRVLFLKDVLGDEICCWSFHGQGHKLAEVCCTSIVYATEKKQTKVEFPEARIYEETLNVLLFESPRVPDNSLLEATSRSRGHASPSEDEETFELWDRVRRIHVKRYSTYDDRQLGHQSAYRD; encoded by the exons ATGTCGGGGGACACCTGTCTGTGCCCAGCCTCAGCGGCCAAGCCCAAGCCGAGCAGTTTCAAGGGTGGCAGCCGGGGCCACAAGTACGTCCAGCTCAATGTGGGCGGCTCCCTGTACTACACCACTGTGCGGGCGCTGACCCGGCACGACACCATGCTCAAGGCCATGTTCAGCGGGCGCATGGAGGTGCTGACGGACAAAGAAG GCTGGATCCTCATAGACCGCTGTGGGAAACACTTCGGCACCATCTTGAGTTACCTCCGAGATGACACAGTCACCCTCCCGCAAAGCCGGCAGGAGATCAAGGAGCTGATGGCAGAAGCCAAGTATTACCTCATTCAGGGGCTGGTCACCATGTGCCAGAGTGCCCTGCAG GACAAGCAGGACCCCTTCCAGCCTGCGTGCAGCATCCCCGTCGTCACGTCCCTGAAGGAAGAGGAGCGGCTCATCGAGTCATCCACCAAG CCCGTGGTCAGGCTGCTGTACAACAGAAGCAACAACAAGTACTCGTACACCAG CAACTCCGACGACCACCTGCTGAAAAACATCGAGCTCTTCGACAAGCTCTCCCTGCGCTTCAACGGCCGGGTGCTCTTCCTCAAGGACGTCCTCGGCGACGAGATCTGCTGCTGGTCCTTCCACGGCCAGGGCCACAAGCTGGCAGAGGTGTGCTGCACCTCCATTGTGTACGCCACGGAGAAGAAGCAGACCAAG gtggagTTCCCAGAGGCCCGCATCTATGAGGAAACACTCAACGTTCTCCTCTTTGAGAGCCCCCGCGTCCCGGACAACTCCCTGTTGGAGGCCACCAGCCGCAGTCGCGGCCACGCTTCCCCCAGCGAAGACGAGGAGACCTTTGAACTGTGGGACCGGGTCCGCCGCATCCACGTGAAGCGCTACAGCACTTACGACGATCGGCAGCTCGGCCACCAGTCTGCTTATCGGGACTGA
- the IFT20 gene encoding intraflagellar transport protein 20 homolog isoform X1 has translation MAKDILGEAGLHFDELNKLRVLDPEVTQQTIELKEECKDFVDKIGQFQKIVGGLIGLVDQLAKEAENEKMKAIGARNLLKSIAKQREAQQQQLQALIAEKKMQLERYRVEYEALCKVEAEQNEFIDQFIFQK, from the exons ATGGCCAAGGACATCCTGGGGGAAGCAGGGCTGCACTTCGATGAGCTGAACAAGCTGCGGGTGTTGGACCCAGAGGTCACGCAGCAGACCATAGAGCTCAAGGAGGAGTGCAAGGACTTTGTGGACA AAATCGGTCAGTTCCAGAAAATAGTTGGTGGCTTAATCGGGCTGGTGGACCAACTTGCAAaagaagcagaaaatgagaagatgAAG GCCATTGGTGCTCGGAACTTGCTGAAGTCTATAGCAAAGCAGAGAGaagcccagcagcagcagctccaggCGCTAATAGCAGAGAAGAAAATGCAGCTAGAAAG GTATCGGGTTGAATATGAAGCTTTGTGTAAAGTAGAAGCAGAACAAAATGAATTTATTGACCAATTTATATTTCAGAAATGA
- the VMA12 gene encoding vacuolar ATPase assembly protein VMA12 isoform X1, with the protein MASSFVAGERLVRALGPGGELEPEKLPQKLRAELEAAVGKKHKGGDSPRGPQRLVSFRLIRDLHQHLRERGSTLYLHELLEGSEIHLPEVVKPPRNPELVARLEKIKIQLANEEYKRITRNVTCQDSRHGGTLGELGKQVRSVKALVITIFNFIVTVAAAFVCTYLGSQYIFTEMASRVLAAVIVASVVGLAELYVMVRAMEGELGEL; encoded by the exons ATGGCGTCTTCCTTCGTGGCCGGAGAGCGCTTGGTTCGCGCTTTAGGCCCTGGCGGGGAACTGGAGCCTGAGAAACTGCCCCAGAAGCTACGGGCAGAACTGGAGGCCGCAGTGGGGAAGAAACACAAGGGCGGCGATAGCCCGCGTGGCCCCCAACGCCTGGTTTCCTTCCGCCTGATCCGAGATCTGCACCAGCACCTGAGAGAGAGGG GCTCCACACTCTACCTCCACGAGCTCCTGGAAGGCAGTGAAATCCATCTTCCAGAGGTGGTGAAGCCTCCTCGG AACCCAGAGTTAGTTGCCCGGTTGGAGAAGATTAAGATACAGCTGGCCAACGAGGAATATAAGCGGATCACCCGTAATGTCACCTGCCAG GATTCCAGGCATGGTGGGACTCTCGGTGAACTGGGGAAACAAG TGAGGTCGGTGAAGGCTCTGGTCATCACCATCTTCAACTTCATTGTCACGGTGGCTGCTGCCTTTGTTTGCACTTACCTCGGAAGCCAGTATATATTCACGGAAATGGCTTCG CGGGTGCTGGCTGCAGTGATCGTGGCctctgtggtggggctggccgagCTGTATGTCATGGTGCGAGCAATGGAAGGCGAGTTGGGAGAGCTCTAA
- the IFT20 gene encoding intraflagellar transport protein 20 homolog isoform X2 translates to MAKDILGEAGLHFDELNKLRVLDPEVTQQTIELKEECKDFVDKIGQFQKIVGGLIGLVDQLAKEAENEKMKAIGARNLLKSIAKQREAQQQQLQALIAEKKMQLESRKAKTKVKETKQTSVPFQ, encoded by the exons ATGGCCAAGGACATCCTGGGGGAAGCAGGGCTGCACTTCGATGAGCTGAACAAGCTGCGGGTGTTGGACCCAGAGGTCACGCAGCAGACCATAGAGCTCAAGGAGGAGTGCAAGGACTTTGTGGACA AAATCGGTCAGTTCCAGAAAATAGTTGGTGGCTTAATCGGGCTGGTGGACCAACTTGCAAaagaagcagaaaatgagaagatgAAG GCCATTGGTGCTCGGAACTTGCTGAAGTCTATAGCAAAGCAGAGAGaagcccagcagcagcagctccaggCGCTAATAGCAGAGAAGAAAATGCAGCTAGAAAG CAGGAAGGCAAAAACTAAAGTAAAAGAGACCAAACAAACCTCTGTGCCCTTCCAGTGA